Proteins encoded by one window of Erythrobacter sp.:
- a CDS encoding FAD-dependent oxidoreductase codes for MEYSHDVIVIGGGAAGLTAAGGCGLFGLKTALIEGHKMGGECLNNGCVPSKALIASARRAAEAREEKRAGVQLATPVVDWAGVHAHVHGAIAAIAPHDSEETFEGMGCEVIRDWARLTGPHSVEVGGRTLTAPRIVIATGSGPMVPPVPGLSEVPYLTNENLFDLTEQPEHLVIIGGGVIGMEMAQSFRRLGSAVTVIEPGEIMARDDRDSVALVVATMEAEGVRFVRGKAEKVERAGEGVVVSTDSGEQVTGSHLLVAVGRKARVAGYGLEELGIALGQNGIQVDARRRTSLKHIYAIGDCREGPRLTQVSGYEGSNVVMEVALGLPAKADFRALPWCTYTEPEVAQIGLTESEAREKHGDGLTVITEHFDHNDRAIAEGRPEGHLKVMLKGRKVVGASICGVNAGELLLPFTQLITGKDGTFNMGGAVIAYPTRAEIVKAAAFKAWEPLVFGKWAKRWVALLAKLRRTF; via the coding sequence ATGGAATATTCGCACGATGTGATTGTGATCGGCGGCGGCGCGGCGGGGCTGACGGCGGCAGGCGGCTGCGGACTGTTCGGCCTCAAGACCGCACTGATCGAAGGCCACAAGATGGGCGGCGAATGCCTCAACAACGGCTGCGTGCCGAGCAAGGCACTGATCGCCAGCGCCCGCCGCGCCGCCGAAGCGCGTGAGGAAAAGCGCGCAGGTGTTCAACTGGCCACGCCGGTGGTCGACTGGGCGGGGGTCCACGCGCATGTCCACGGGGCGATTGCCGCGATCGCGCCGCACGATTCGGAAGAAACCTTCGAAGGCATGGGCTGCGAGGTGATCCGCGACTGGGCGCGGCTGACGGGGCCGCATTCGGTGGAGGTCGGCGGGCGGACTTTGACGGCACCCCGCATCGTCATTGCCACCGGCTCCGGGCCGATGGTGCCGCCGGTTCCGGGGCTGTCCGAGGTGCCCTATCTCACCAACGAAAACCTGTTCGACCTGACCGAGCAGCCCGAACACCTGGTGATTATCGGCGGCGGCGTGATCGGCATGGAAATGGCGCAGAGCTTCCGGCGGCTTGGCTCTGCGGTGACGGTGATCGAGCCGGGCGAGATCATGGCGCGCGATGACCGCGATTCGGTGGCGCTGGTGGTGGCGACGATGGAAGCCGAAGGTGTGCGCTTCGTGCGCGGCAAGGCGGAAAAGGTGGAGCGTGCGGGTGAGGGAGTGGTCGTCAGCACCGATAGCGGGGAGCAGGTCACCGGTTCGCACCTGCTGGTTGCTGTGGGACGCAAGGCGCGCGTGGCGGGTTACGGGCTGGAGGAACTGGGCATTGCCTTGGGCCAGAACGGTATCCAGGTGGACGCCCGCCGTCGCACCAGCCTCAAACATATTTACGCCATCGGCGATTGCCGCGAGGGGCCGCGCCTCACCCAAGTTTCGGGCTACGAGGGTTCAAACGTGGTGATGGAAGTGGCGCTCGGCCTGCCTGCCAAGGCGGATTTTCGGGCGCTGCCGTGGTGCACCTATACCGAGCCCGAAGTGGCGCAGATCGGCCTGACCGAAAGCGAGGCGCGGGAGAAGCATGGCGACGGACTGACTGTCATCACCGAGCATTTCGACCACAACGACCGCGCGATTGCCGAGGGTCGCCCTGAGGGGCATCTCAAGGTCATGCTCAAGGGCCGCAAGGTGGTCGGCGCCAGCATTTGCGGGGTCAATGCGGGCGAACTGCTGCTGCCGTTCACGCAGTTGATTACGGGCAAGGACGGGACTTTCAACATGGGCGGGGCGGTGATTGCCTATCCCACCCGTGCCGAGATCGTGAAGGCGGCAGCGTTCAAGGCGTGGGAGCCGCTGGTGTTCGGCAAATGGGCCAAGCGCTGGGTCGCGCTGCTGGCGAAACTGCGGCGCACGTTCTGA
- a CDS encoding SDR family oxidoreductase, with translation MLRILVTGAAGLIGGEVCARLAARGHGVTALVRRTREVRGNDGALVPGIKVIVGDVTLPLLGLVPQPCDVVIHCAAHLEFDAPEAELTAVNVEGTRNALDYARAAGARFLHVSTAYVCGDRQGTIAEAPVPGGTVFTNRYEASKAAGEAVVAMSGVPFAVARPSIVLGESGSGAIRDFPSLCNVFRLMARGKVTQFPVSSEATLDLVPIDHVATGIVALAEAMDAAQGGYFHLVADRPLPAAALAEGVARVAHFPAPRVVAPADYDLAALRPAERMLAERMLATFGAYFTRSPRFDDSQFRALTGLACPSTDAAWLDRLIAYGIARGYLPNARPDRTAQAVPSLPEPIVVRP, from the coding sequence TTGCTGAGAATTCTGGTTACAGGAGCTGCCGGACTGATCGGCGGCGAAGTCTGCGCGCGGCTCGCGGCACGGGGGCATGGCGTGACCGCATTGGTGCGGCGGACGCGCGAGGTGCGCGGGAATGACGGTGCTCTGGTGCCGGGCATCAAGGTAATTGTAGGCGATGTCACCCTGCCGCTGCTCGGCCTTGTGCCGCAGCCGTGCGACGTGGTGATCCACTGCGCCGCGCATCTCGAATTCGACGCGCCGGAAGCCGAACTCACCGCCGTGAATGTCGAGGGCACGCGCAATGCGCTGGACTATGCAAGGGCGGCTGGGGCACGGTTTCTGCATGTCAGCACCGCTTATGTCTGCGGCGACCGGCAGGGCACGATTGCCGAAGCACCGGTGCCGGGCGGGACGGTGTTCACCAACCGCTACGAAGCAAGCAAGGCAGCGGGGGAAGCCGTGGTGGCCATGAGCGGCGTGCCTTTCGCGGTGGCGCGGCCTTCGATCGTGCTGGGCGAGAGCGGCAGCGGCGCGATCCGCGACTTTCCCTCGCTGTGCAATGTCTTCCGGCTGATGGCGCGCGGCAAGGTGACGCAGTTTCCGGTTTCGTCTGAGGCAACGCTCGATCTCGTGCCGATCGACCATGTCGCAACTGGGATCGTCGCGCTGGCGGAGGCGATGGATGCGGCGCAGGGTGGCTATTTCCACCTCGTCGCTGATCGCCCGCTTCCCGCCGCAGCGTTGGCCGAAGGGGTGGCGCGGGTGGCGCATTTTCCAGCGCCGCGCGTGGTGGCTCCGGCGGACTACGATCTCGCCGCGCTGCGCCCCGCCGAGCGGATGCTGGCGGAGCGGATGCTCGCGACCTTCGGCGCCTACTTCACCCGCTCGCCCCGCTTTGATGACAGCCAGTTCCGCGCCCTCACCGGCCTCGCTTGCCCATCAACTGACGCGGCATGGCTCGACCGGCTGATCGCCTACGGAATCGCGCGCGGGTATCTCCCTAACGCACGTCCGGATAGAACCGCTCAAGCCGTTCCCTCGCTCCCAGAGCCCATAGTAGTCCGACCTTGA
- a CDS encoding glycosyltransferase: MLNEEHALPALIAHVARLDPPPREVLAVDGGSADASVALAQGAGWRVVCTAVGRGRQINAGVEAARGEFVVVLHADTVPPADMVALVQATLADPAISLAGFTPIIRGPVKTRWGTTLHNWAKTWYAPLLFRPDLFVKGARLLFGDHAMFFRRAQFLECGGCDPAAKVMEEADLCIRLTRFGRVKLLRRTVETSDRRIAEWGALKANWIYLKVGLLWALGARERLERFYPDVR, encoded by the coding sequence ATGCTAAACGAGGAGCACGCCTTGCCCGCGCTGATCGCCCATGTGGCAAGGCTCGATCCGCCGCCACGGGAAGTGCTGGCGGTCGACGGCGGCAGTGCGGATGCCTCGGTGGCACTGGCGCAAGGTGCGGGCTGGCGTGTGGTGTGCACGGCGGTGGGGCGCGGGCGGCAGATCAATGCGGGGGTCGAAGCGGCGCGGGGCGAGTTCGTCGTGGTGCTCCACGCCGATACCGTTCCGCCCGCCGATATGGTGGCGCTGGTGCAGGCCACGCTGGCCGATCCGGCCATTTCGCTCGCAGGTTTCACCCCAATCATTCGCGGTCCGGTCAAGACCCGCTGGGGCACTACGCTGCACAACTGGGCCAAGACCTGGTACGCCCCGCTGCTGTTCCGTCCGGACCTGTTCGTCAAAGGTGCCCGGCTGCTGTTCGGCGATCACGCGATGTTCTTCCGCCGCGCCCAGTTCCTCGAATGTGGCGGTTGCGATCCGGCTGCCAAGGTGATGGAGGAAGCCGACCTGTGCATTCGCCTGACCCGCTTTGGCCGGGTGAAACTGCTTCGCCGCACGGTTGAAACGTCAGACCGCCGGATCGCCGAATGGGGCGCTCTGAAGGCGAACTGGATCTATCTCAAGGTCGGACTACTATGGGCTCTGGGAGCGAGGGAACGGCTTGAGCGGTTCTATCCGGACGTGCGTTAG
- a CDS encoding methyltransferase domain-containing protein has translation MNLQNSQDYYGKVLSRSADLRTDACCTLAMPAPDILAALANVHPDVKARYYGCGLVVPQALTGCRVLDLGSGSGQDAYLLAQLVGPEGSVTGVDATPEQLAVAREHMGWHAGRFGYANVEFVEGDIEKLDELGLEPDSFDVIVSNCVINLVADKLAVFRAAHRLLKPGGELYFSDVYADRRVPAELLADPVLHGECLSGALYWGDFDRLAKDAGFADPRLVTDRPLAINDAAIAAKLAGFSFVSATYRLFKLAGLEPQCEDYGQAVRYLGTVPEHATMFHLDAHHAIEKGRVFPVCGNSWLMLAETRFAPHFEFIGDFARHYGVFPGCGTAVPFGQSDANPGKSEAPCC, from the coding sequence ATGAATCTCCAGAATTCGCAGGATTATTACGGCAAGGTTCTCTCCCGCTCGGCCGACCTTCGCACCGATGCCTGCTGTACGCTTGCCATGCCTGCGCCGGACATTCTGGCGGCGCTGGCCAACGTCCATCCGGACGTGAAGGCGCGCTATTACGGCTGCGGGCTGGTGGTGCCGCAGGCGTTGACGGGGTGCCGGGTGCTCGATCTGGGATCGGGCAGCGGGCAGGATGCCTACCTGCTGGCGCAACTGGTGGGGCCGGAGGGCAGCGTCACCGGGGTGGATGCCACTCCCGAACAGCTCGCCGTGGCGCGCGAACACATGGGCTGGCACGCCGGGCGGTTCGGCTATGCCAATGTCGAGTTCGTCGAAGGCGATATCGAGAAGCTGGACGAACTGGGGCTGGAGCCGGATAGTTTCGATGTCATCGTGTCCAACTGCGTCATCAATCTGGTGGCGGACAAGCTGGCGGTGTTCCGCGCCGCCCATCGGCTGCTGAAGCCGGGCGGGGAGCTGTATTTTTCGGACGTTTATGCCGATCGCCGGGTGCCTGCCGAGCTGCTTGCCGATCCGGTGCTGCACGGCGAATGCCTGTCGGGTGCGCTCTACTGGGGCGATTTCGACCGGCTGGCGAAGGACGCCGGGTTTGCCGATCCGCGCCTCGTGACCGACCGGCCGCTGGCGATCAACGATGCCGCGATTGCCGCCAAACTGGCAGGGTTTTCTTTCGTCTCAGCGACCTACCGTCTGTTCAAGCTGGCGGGGCTGGAGCCGCAGTGCGAGGACTACGGGCAAGCGGTGCGTTACCTCGGCACCGTTCCCGAACACGCCACCATGTTTCACCTCGACGCGCATCATGCGATCGAGAAGGGACGGGTGTTTCCCGTTTGCGGCAATTCCTGGCTGATGCTGGCGGAAACGCGGTTCGCCCCGCATTTTGAATTCATCGGTGACTTTGCACGGCATTACGGGGTGTTTCCCGGCTGCGGCACTGCCGTCCCCTTCGGGCAATCGGATGCCAATCCGGGCAAGAGCGAGGCACCCTGTTGCTGA
- a CDS encoding TIGR04282 family arsenosugar biosynthesis glycosyltransferase codes for MSVLPTIALFARYPRAGAAKTRLVPLLGEAGAARVHRRLVERTLGVVQESGLPFVVWTTGADHGEFGDWLGSGVPLVEQGDGDLGARLARVPAPGIVLGADVPDLTPAYLLAAASALEAAPVVIGPAEDGGYYLLGFRTHLSFLWQNMPWGTDGVLAETLARLAEHDVAYRLLEPLADCDRPEDLDRWPELLP; via the coding sequence ATGTCCGTTCTTCCGACCATCGCCCTGTTCGCCCGCTATCCCCGCGCCGGAGCGGCAAAGACGCGGCTGGTGCCCTTGCTGGGGGAAGCAGGCGCGGCGCGGGTGCATCGCCGACTGGTGGAGCGGACGCTCGGAGTCGTGCAGGAAAGCGGGCTGCCCTTCGTTGTGTGGACGACTGGGGCGGACCATGGCGAATTCGGCGACTGGCTGGGGAGCGGTGTGCCGTTGGTAGAGCAGGGCGATGGCGATCTCGGCGCGCGGCTGGCGCGGGTTCCGGCTCCGGGGATCGTGCTGGGCGCGGATGTGCCGGACCTGACTCCGGCGTACCTGTTGGCCGCAGCCTCGGCCCTGGAGGCTGCCCCGGTGGTGATCGGTCCGGCAGAGGATGGCGGATACTATCTGCTCGGCTTTCGCACGCACCTGTCGTTCCTGTGGCAGAATATGCCGTGGGGCACTGATGGCGTGCTGGCCGAAACCCTGGCGCGACTGGCCGAGCACGATGTCGCCTATCGCCTGCTGGAACCGCTCGCAGATTGTGACCGCCCCGAAGACCTGGATCGCTGGCCCGAGCTGTTGCCGTGA